From Micromonospora echinaurantiaca:
GCGAGCGCGCGCAGCCGGGACCGGCGGGCGGCCGGGGTGCGGGGCAGGAACCCCTCGAAGCAGAACCGGTCGCTGGGCAGCCCCGACAGCGCCAGCGCGGTGGTCACCGCGCTGGGCCCGGGCGCGGCGGTCACCGGGACGCCGGCGTCCAGGGCGGCCCGGACCAGCCGGTAGCCGGGGTCGGAGACGCTCGGCATGCCACCGTCGGTGACCAGGGCGACCAGGTAGCCGGCGGCGAGCACGTCGACCAGTTCCGGGGTACGCCGCTCCTCGTTGCCCTCGAAGTAGGAGACGATCCGGCCGGGCACGCTGACGTCGAGGTCGCGGGCCAGCCGGGTGAGCCGGCGGGTGTCCTCGGCGGCGACCACGTCGGCGGAGCCGAGCACCTCGCGGAACCGGGCGGAGGCGTCGGCGGGGTTGCCGAGCGGCGCGCCGAGCAGGACCAGGCACCCGGTGTCGGACATTTCACCCACGATTGACGCTCCTTCATCGACGGCCGTACCGATATCGGAGACGACGGGCGTCACCGGGCACCTCCGGAGCCTACGATCGCCGGGTGACGAGTGCGTCGACAGCACAGAGCTCGGGTCGGACCGAAGCGGAGCCGACGGCGGCCGGCGGCGACCCGGGGCGGACGTCGCAGGAGGCGGGCGGCGGCGTCCCCGGCGTGGTGCGCCGGCGGCTGGCCACCGTCGACGCCCGGCTGGACGAGCGCTCCTGGCTGGCCACGGCCGTGGTCGTGGCGATCGCGGCGATCCTCCGCTTCGTCGGCCTGAGCGGCCCGAACGGCAAGATCTTCGACGAGGTCTACTACGCCCGGGACGGCTGGGGCCTGGTCGACAAGGGCGTCGAGTGGAACTACAAGGACGGCGGCCCGTCGTACGTGGTCCACCCGCCGCTGGGCAAGTGGCTGATCGGGCTCGGCGAGTGGGCCTTCGGCTACTCCGACGCCGAGCACAACATCTCCGTCCCCGGGCACCTGGTCACCACCGCGCCGGAGTTCGGCTGGCGCTTCTCCGCGGCGGTGGTCGGCACCCTGTCGGTGCTGCTGCTGGTGCGCATCGGCCGGCGGCTGTTCCGGTCCACCGCGCTGGGCTGCGCCGCCGGCCTGCTGCTCGCCCTGGACGGCTTCCACCTGGTGCTGTCCCGCACCGCGCTGCTCGACATCTTCCTGCTCTTCTTCGTGCTGGCGACGTTCGGCGCGCTGGTGCTCGACCGGGACGCGCGGCGTCGCCGCTGGGCCCGGGCGCTGGACGCCGGCCTGGACCCGTCCCGACCGGGCCGGGCCGGGCGGCCGGACACCGGCTGGCGGGACTGGCCCTGGTGGCGGCTGGCGGCCGGGGTGCTGTTCGGCTGCGCCTGCGCGGTGAAGTGGAGCGCGCTGTACTTCCTGCCCGCGTTCGCGCTGCTGGTGCTGCTCTGGGAGGTCGGCGTACGCCGCTCCGCCGGGGCCCGCCGGCCGTGGCGGGACACCCTGCTCGACGAGCTGCCCTGGCTGGTGCTGGCCGGGGTGCTGATGGTGGCCACCTACCTGGCCACCTGGACGGGCTGGTTCCTCAGCGACGACGGCTACTACCGGCTGGCCGAGCGCTACCCGAACGCCCCGCTCAGCGACACCCCGGTCGTCGGGGCGCTGAACAACCTGTTCCAGTACCACAAGGCCGCGTACGGCTTCCACACCGGCCTGGACGACCCGCACAAGTACCAGTCGTGGCCGTGGCAGTGGCTGCTGCTGGGCCGGCCGGTGGCCTTCTACTGGTCGGGCGACGGGGCCTGCGGGGCGCCGAGCTGCGCGTCGGAGATCCTGCTGCTCGGCACGCCGCTGCTCTGGTGGTCGTTCCTGCCCGCCCTGGTGGCGCTGGTCTGGCTGGGGGTTGCTCGGCGGGACTGGCGGGCCGGGGCGATCCTGCTCTGCGTGGCCGCCGGGCTGCTGCCCTGGTTCTGGTTCGCCCTCGACGGCCGGACGATGTTCTCCTTCTACACCGCCCCGGCGCTGCCGTTCCTGGTGCTGGCCGTGGCCTACGTGCTCGGCGCGATCGTGTCGCCGGCCGGCCCGCCGGGTGAACAGGTGGCCGTCGACCCGGAGGCCAGCCGGGACCGCCGGCTGGTGGGCGGCGTGATCGCCGGCGGGTACGTGCTGCTGGTCGCGCTCTGCTTCGCGTACTTCTACCCGATCTTCGTCGGGAAGCTGATGACGTACGCGGAGTGGTCGGCGCGGATGTGGCTGGACGGTCGCTGGATCTGAGCGCCGACATCGCCGGTGAGCACGGGAAACACCCCCCGCACATAGATGCGCGCCCCGATCGCCTGCCACGGGGGAAGCGGGCGATTGGGGCGCGCATGAAGAGCTTAACCACCGCGCACCACCGGCACAACGGGTCGACTTGGGTCAGATTTCCGACGGATGCGCCGCCGGACACATGGTTTACATCCGACAGACGGTGATGCGTCGCTTTCGTGCCCCATTGCCCAACATTGACGCCCCTCGATCGCCCTCCGGCGATCCGCGGCGAGCAGCGGACAGCGGGGCGGCCGGACCCGCCGGCGTCACCAGGATCTGGACTGGCGCGGCAGCCAGCCGGTGAACCTCCGCTGCAGGATCCGCTCCGGAATGCCCCGCAGGTCCTGCGTCGCGGCGGCGAGGCAGGACCCGAGATAGACGGCGAGGGCCGGACGCTCACCCCGGTACTCCTCCAGCAGGCGACGCTGCTTCGGGGCGCACGGCCACTCGCCGCCGCAGGTCTCGCAGGTCCAGGCGGGTACCACCGGCAGGTGGTCGTTGCCCGGGTCAGATGCACCACCGTTCATGACGGCACGGCCCTTTCCGGTCCGAGGACGACGACGCGCGGATCGCCGACCTCCGTACAGTTCGGACGGACACCGGATGCTCCCCAGTCGGCACTGCGTGTAGCGCCGGCGACTGCCGCCGCGTTACACCGTGCGGTAGGTTGCCGAGTCGTGGTGAGGGTGGGGCACTTCGCGGTCCGGGCGCCGGCCCGGCCGGCACGCCGGCAGCGTACTGCGGTTGGCCGCGATGCGTGACCTGCTGCCGGTCGCGGTGGCCGTGGCGGTGGCCGGCCCGGCCGACTGGACCGGCCAGCTGCTGCCGGCCGAGCGGAACTGCCTCGGCGGGCGGGCGGTGGAGACCCGCCGCCGCGACTTCACCGCCGGGCGGGTCTGCGCCCGGCGGGCGATGGCCGCGCTCGGGCTCTCCCCCGCCGCCGTACCGTCGGCCGCCGACCGGTCGCCGGTCTGGCCGGCCGGGGTGGTCGGCACCATCACGCACACCCGCGGCTACTGCGCCGCCGCGGCCGCGCGGGCCACCCAGGTCCGCTCCGTGGGCATCGACGCCGAGCAGCACCGCGAGCTCAATCCGGGCGTACGCCGGTTGATCTGCCTGCCCGAGGAGGACGAGCGGTGCGCCCGGCTGCCCGCCGGCACCTTCTGGCCGGCGGTGCTGTTCAGCGCGAAGGAGACCGTCTACAAGGTCTGGCACCCGGTCGTCGGCACCTGGCTGGATTTCCACGACGCCCTGGTCACGCTCGACCCGGAGGCGGGGACATTCACCGCCCGCATCGCGCCGGCCCGCGTCGACGCCGCACCGGTGGCCGCTCCGGCCCGGATCACCGGCCGGTTCACCGTGGACGACGGGCTGGTCCGGACCGCGGCGGTCCTGCTGCCCTGATCGCTGACCGGCAGGGCGGATCATCGACCCGAACAGGGGACCACCGGCGGGCACCGGGCACGGAAGGATGCAGGGTTGTTTGCGCACGGTAGCGTCAGGCAGTTCTCGATCGTCGTCAGGTGCCTAGGAGTACGGTGAGCCACCCCCAGCCCCCATACGGGCCGCAGGATCCCCACCAGCAGAACCCCGAGCAGCAGCAGCCGTACCCGCCGACGGCCCCGATGCCGCAGTTCCCCGCCGACCAGGGCGGTTACCCGCCGCCACCGCCCGCCGCGCCGCAGCCCGGCGACCCGTGGGCCCCGCTGCCCCCGGTGTCCGGCGCCCCGCAGCCGCCGGTCTCCGGCGGGGGCGACCCGTGGGCCGCGCCGCAGCCGCCGGTGTCCGGCGCTCCGCAGCCGCCGGTCTCCGGCGAGCCGTGGGCCGCGCCGCAGCCGCCGGTCTCCGGTACGCCC
This genomic window contains:
- the rsmI gene encoding 16S rRNA (cytidine(1402)-2'-O)-methyltransferase; the protein is MSDTGCLVLLGAPLGNPADASARFREVLGSADVVAAEDTRRLTRLARDLDVSVPGRIVSYFEGNEERRTPELVDVLAAGYLVALVTDGGMPSVSDPGYRLVRAALDAGVPVTAAPGPSAVTTALALSGLPSDRFCFEGFLPRTPAARRSRLRALAAEPRTLVLFEAPHRIAGALADLAAAFGADRPAALCRELTKTYEEVIRRPLGELARWAAEEEPRGEITLVVGGAPEVAPERPDDDALRAAVAAREAAGLTRRDAITEVAAEFGLRRREVYTVVHA
- a CDS encoding 4'-phosphopantetheinyl transferase family protein, whose product is MRDLLPVAVAVAVAGPADWTGQLLPAERNCLGGRAVETRRRDFTAGRVCARRAMAALGLSPAAVPSAADRSPVWPAGVVGTITHTRGYCAAAAARATQVRSVGIDAEQHRELNPGVRRLICLPEEDERCARLPAGTFWPAVLFSAKETVYKVWHPVVGTWLDFHDALVTLDPEAGTFTARIAPARVDAAPVAAPARITGRFTVDDGLVRTAAVLLP
- a CDS encoding dolichyl-phosphate-mannose--protein mannosyltransferase codes for the protein MTSASTAQSSGRTEAEPTAAGGDPGRTSQEAGGGVPGVVRRRLATVDARLDERSWLATAVVVAIAAILRFVGLSGPNGKIFDEVYYARDGWGLVDKGVEWNYKDGGPSYVVHPPLGKWLIGLGEWAFGYSDAEHNISVPGHLVTTAPEFGWRFSAAVVGTLSVLLLVRIGRRLFRSTALGCAAGLLLALDGFHLVLSRTALLDIFLLFFVLATFGALVLDRDARRRRWARALDAGLDPSRPGRAGRPDTGWRDWPWWRLAAGVLFGCACAVKWSALYFLPAFALLVLLWEVGVRRSAGARRPWRDTLLDELPWLVLAGVLMVATYLATWTGWFLSDDGYYRLAERYPNAPLSDTPVVGALNNLFQYHKAAYGFHTGLDDPHKYQSWPWQWLLLGRPVAFYWSGDGACGAPSCASEILLLGTPLLWWSFLPALVALVWLGVARRDWRAGAILLCVAAGLLPWFWFALDGRTMFSFYTAPALPFLVLAVAYVLGAIVSPAGPPGEQVAVDPEASRDRRLVGGVIAGGYVLLVALCFAYFYPIFVGKLMTYAEWSARMWLDGRWI